From a single Desulfurella sp. genomic region:
- the rpsJ gene encoding 30S ribosomal protein S10 has protein sequence MSQKIRIKLRAYEAKILDRSVKDIIETVKRTGATIRGPIPLPTDISRYTVLRSPHINKTSREQFEMRVHKRLLEIDDATQQTVDALMKIDLAAGVDVEVKL, from the coding sequence ATGTCGCAAAAAATTAGGATTAAACTTAGAGCTTATGAAGCAAAAATATTGGATAGATCAGTAAAAGATATTATTGAAACTGTAAAAAGAACAGGAGCTACAATTAGAGGTCCTATACCACTGCCAACTGATATTTCCAGATATACTGTATTGAGGTCTCCGCATATTAATAAGACCTCAAGGGAACAATTTGAAATGAGAGTTCACAAAAGGCTCTTAGAAATAGATGATGCTACCCAACAAACCGTTGATGCATTGATGAAAATTGATTTAGCCGCTGGTGTTGACGTAGAAGTAAAACTTTAA
- the rplC gene encoding 50S ribosomal protein L3 codes for MIGLIAKKIGMSRMFINGNAVAVTILESEPAVVTQIKTKENDGYNAIQVGFVDTKESRITKAQLGHLKKCGSLPKKYLREFKVNDISGFKLGDKIEMDIFNVGDEIDVIGISKGKGFAGAMKRHNFAGGPDGHGSMFNRRVGSIGNREWPGRVIKGKKMPGHLGNERVTIKNLKIAYIDKEKNIIALIGAVPGSRGSYVTLLRKKEKLS; via the coding sequence ATGATAGGATTAATTGCAAAAAAAATTGGCATGTCAAGGATGTTTATAAATGGTAATGCAGTTGCTGTTACTATTTTAGAATCCGAACCTGCTGTAGTTACCCAGATAAAAACAAAAGAAAATGATGGATATAATGCTATACAGGTGGGTTTTGTAGATACAAAAGAATCAAGAATTACAAAGGCACAATTAGGTCATTTAAAAAAATGTGGTTCTTTACCAAAAAAGTATTTAAGAGAGTTTAAAGTAAACGATATTAGTGGTTTTAAGTTAGGTGATAAGATTGAAATGGATATATTTAATGTGGGTGACGAAATTGATGTTATAGGTATTTCAAAAGGAAAAGGATTTGCAGGCGCTATGAAAAGGCATAATTTTGCTGGTGGGCCAGATGGGCACGGTTCTATGTTTAATAGAAGAGTTGGTTCTATTGGAAACAGAGAATGGCCTGGTAGGGTTATAAAAGGAAAAAAAATGCCTGGCCATTTAGGAAACGAACGAGTAACTATTAAAAACCTAAAAATTGCTTATATTGATAAAGAAAAAAATATAATTGCGCTAATCGGTGCAGTACCTGGCTCAAGAGGTTCTTATGTAACCTTATTAAGGAAAAAGGAGAAGTTATCATGA